GGGCTGCTGATGCTGGACGGGCAGTACCGGGTGGCGCTGATCAACGACGGCGGGCGGGAGCTGCTCGGGGTGGGCGGCGATGTGGTGGGGCGGTCGGTGGCGGACCTCGGCCTGCCCGCACCGCTGACCGGGGCCCTGCTGGCGTCCGAGCCCAGGGTCGACGAGGTGCACCTGACGGCGCAGCGCGTCCTGGTGGTGAACACCTCCCCCGTGTCGGGCGGCGAGCGGCGCGGAACGGTCGTGACACTGCGGGACGTGACCGAACTCCAGTCCCTGATGGGCGAGTTGGACTCCGAGCGTGGCTTCACCCAGGCGCTGCGCTCCCAGGCGCACGAGGCGGCGAACCGTCTCCACACGGTCGTCTCGCTGATCGAACTCGGACGGGCCGAGGAGGCGGTGGAGTTCGCGACCGCCGAGCTGGAGCTGGCACAGGCACTGACGGACCAGGTCGTCGCGGCGGTCAGCGAGCCGGTGCTGGCGGCACTGCTGCTGGGGAAGACGGCGCAGGCCAACGAGCGGGGCGTCGAACTCGTCGTATCGGAGGACAGCCGACTGGACGACGGCCTGCTGCCGCCCTCGCTGCCGGCCCGGGACCTGGTGACGATCCTCGGCAACCTGATCGACAACGCGGTGGACGCCGCGCAGGGGAGCGTGCGGGGGCGGGTGACGGTGACGGCGTACACGGAGGGTGGGGAGCTGGTGCTGCGGGTGTCGGACACGGGGGCCGGGGTGGACCCCGCGCACGTGGAGGCGGTGTTCGAGCGCGGCTTCTCGACGAAGCCGGCTGGGCCGGGCGGGCGGGGGCTGGGGCTGGCGCTGGTACGGCAGGCGGCGCATCGGCACGACGGGACGCTGTCGGTGGCGGAGGCTGCCGGGGGCGGGGCGGAGTTCGAGGTGCGGATGCCGTTGGGAGAGGGTGCGAAACGCGAGCCCGATGCCGGGGCCGCGCCGGGCGCCGGACTCCCGCCCGGCGCCGAACCCACGCCGGGCGGCGGGCCTTCGCGGCAGGCCGACCCTGTGCGGGGAGCCGACCCCGTGCGGGGCTCCGAGGGCGCGGTGGTTTCGAGAGGTGACATATGACGGCGGCGGCCGAGCAGGCGATTCGCGTCCTGGTCGTGGAGGACGATCCGGTCGCGGCGGACGCGCACGTGATGTACGTCGGCCGGGTGCCGGGGTTCGTCGCGGTCGGCAAGGCGCACACGGGCGCGGAGGCGCGGCGTGCGCTGGAGCGGACGCCGGTGGACCTGCTGTTGCTGGACCTGCACCTGCCGGATGTGCACGGGCTGCAACTGGCACGGTCCCTGCGGGCGGCCGGGCACCACGCGGACGTGATCGCGGTGACGTCGGCACGGGATCTGGCCGTGGTGCGCGAGGGGGTGTCCCTGGGGGTCGTGCAGTACGTACTGAAGCCCTTCACCTTCGCGACGCTGCGCGATCGGCTGGTGCGGTACGCCGAGTTCCACGCGGCGGTCGGGGAGGCGAGCGGCCAGGACGAGGTGGACCGCGCCCTGGCGGCCCTGCGGGCACCGGGCCCTGCGGCACTGCCGAAAGGGCTGAGCGGGCCGACGCTGGAGCGGGTGACCGGGGCGGTGCGGGAGGCCGCTGAGGGGCTCACGGCGGCGGGGGTCGCGGAGGCCGTGGGGATCTCCAGGATCACGGCCCGGCGGTACCTGGAACACCTGGTGGAGGCGGGGAGGGCTGAGCGGAAGCCGGTCTACGGGCAGGTGGGGAGGCCGGAGTTGGTGTATCGGTGGGTGCGCGGCGAACG
Above is a window of Streptomyces sp. DT2A-34 DNA encoding:
- a CDS encoding sensor histidine kinase, producing the protein MRISVPRPRSLAGQLFAMQAVLIAVLVAGYAVFTYVSDRGQAEDAARRQAMAVAQSIADAPSVRDAIRTPDPTAELQPYALRVQHHTGVDFVTIMNPQGIRWTHPDEKQIGQHFRGHTEAALRGEPFTETYTGTLGPSVRAVVPIYDGGTAPKDIVGLVSAGIRVEEISKRVQEQLTALLGVAAGALALGAIGTYVVNARLRRHTHGMNAAELSRMHDYHQAALHAVREGLLMLDGQYRVALINDGGRELLGVGGDVVGRSVADLGLPAPLTGALLASEPRVDEVHLTAQRVLVVNTSPVSGGERRGTVVTLRDVTELQSLMGELDSERGFTQALRSQAHEAANRLHTVVSLIELGRAEEAVEFATAELELAQALTDQVVAAVSEPVLAALLLGKTAQANERGVELVVSEDSRLDDGLLPPSLPARDLVTILGNLIDNAVDAAQGSVRGRVTVTAYTEGGELVLRVSDTGAGVDPAHVEAVFERGFSTKPAGPGGRGLGLALVRQAAHRHDGTLSVAEAAGGGAEFEVRMPLGEGAKREPDAGAAPGAGLPPGAEPTPGGGPSRQADPVRGADPVRGSEGAVVSRGDI
- a CDS encoding response regulator — encoded protein: MTAAAEQAIRVLVVEDDPVAADAHVMYVGRVPGFVAVGKAHTGAEARRALERTPVDLLLLDLHLPDVHGLQLARSLRAAGHHADVIAVTSARDLAVVREGVSLGVVQYVLKPFTFATLRDRLVRYAEFHAAVGEASGQDEVDRALAALRAPGPAALPKGLSGPTLERVTGAVREAAEGLTAAGVAEAVGISRITARRYLEHLVEAGRAERKPVYGQVGRPELVYRWVRGERR